In a genomic window of Tissierella sp. Yu-01:
- a CDS encoding branched-chain amino acid ABC transporter permease: protein MKIFNKRNIIITIALIATYILGKVLIDTGIIDSYLQLNIILIGINIILAVSLNLITGFTGQFTLGHAAFMAIGAYTSAIITAKFNLPFIVAILGAGLMASIAGVLIGIPTLRLKGDYLAIATLGFGEIIRILALNIDYIGGAIGFNDIPQYTNWTWIFVMVVFTVILINNFIHSYHGRACISIKENEIAAEAMGVNTTHYKVLAFAIGAFFAGIAGSLYANYFYFIKPDSFGFMKSVDILVIVVFGGMGSIPGSIVGAIALTVISTFLQSIGDLRMVIYAVILFLIMVYKPTGLMGKTELKFLKKKEVKHNVSAKG, encoded by the coding sequence ATGAAGATTTTCAATAAAAGAAATATTATTATTACAATTGCATTAATAGCGACATATATATTAGGAAAAGTTTTGATCGATACTGGAATCATCGACTCCTATCTACAATTAAATATTATTTTAATTGGTATAAATATCATACTAGCAGTGAGCTTAAACTTAATTACAGGATTCACTGGACAGTTTACATTAGGACATGCTGCATTTATGGCAATAGGAGCTTATACATCCGCAATCATAACAGCAAAGTTTAATTTGCCATTTATAGTTGCTATACTAGGGGCGGGACTAATGGCATCTATAGCAGGTGTATTAATAGGTATACCTACATTGAGACTTAAGGGTGATTACCTTGCAATTGCAACCTTAGGTTTTGGTGAAATAATAAGAATATTAGCGTTGAATATTGACTATATTGGTGGTGCTATTGGATTTAATGATATACCACAATATACGAACTGGACTTGGATATTTGTCATGGTGGTATTTACTGTAATATTGATAAATAACTTTATACATTCATATCATGGAAGAGCATGTATATCAATAAAAGAAAATGAAATAGCTGCAGAGGCAATGGGGGTTAATACAACCCATTACAAGGTATTGGCCTTTGCTATAGGAGCTTTCTTTGCAGGTATTGCAGGTTCATTATATGCAAATTATTTTTATTTTATAAAACCAGATTCATTTGGCTTTATGAAATCGGTAGATATATTAGTAATAGTAGTATTTGGAGGAATGGGTAGTATTCCAGGATCTATTGTTGGAGCAATTGCATTAACAGTAATATCTACATTCCTACAAAGCATTGGAGATTTAAGAATGGTAATATATGCAGTTATATTATTCTTAATCATGGTATATAAACCTACAGGTTTAATGGGAAAAACTGAATTGAAATTTTTAAAGAAAAAGGAGGTCAAACACAATGTCAGTGCTAAAGGTTAG